The following DNA comes from Acidobacteriota bacterium.
GGGCAGCCACGTTGCCGATGTTTGTCCGCAGCCGACCATGCCGGAGCCGCTGGACGAGCTCACTCAATTGGACGCGATCGGGTACGACGACGAAGTCGATAGTCAGGCCGCCAGAGGGCCGCGCCTCGATCGGGCCAGTGATGGTCACCAGCGTTCCTCCGGCGCGAATCAGGTCCGCAGACCGCTTCCCGATGTCGCCGCCGATGACATCGAAAACCAGATCGACCTCGCCAACTTCTTCCAGGGCGTCGTTATCGAGGTCGACGAACTCCTGTGCGCCGAAGTCGAGAGCCGTCTGACGGCTGGCAGCGCGCCCGCTGCCGATGACATACGCGCCGGCCTCACGTGCGAGCTGGGTCGCCATCGAACCGACTACGCCGGCCGCACCGTGCACGAGGACGCTCTGCCCGGCACGAAGACGGCCGTGCTCGAACAGCCCCTGCCACGCGGTCAGGCCCGGCATCACGAGGGCCGCGCCCACCGTGAAGTCAACATCGCCCGGCAGCGGTGTGAGGTTGCGTGCCTCGACGGCCACATACTCCGCCAGCGTGCCGTCGCGATACCAGTCCGTGAGGCCGAACACCCGCTGTCCAATCGAAAGCCCAGTCGTGCCATAGCCAAGGGCGGTGACCACTCCGGCCAGTTCGTGTCCGGGGACTGATGGTGTCCGGTCACGGCCGACGCGATCGGTCCAGGTCGAGGGCCACGTCAGCTCATCACCGGTGAATGCCGACGCATGAATCTGAACAACGACGTCGTTTATCGCCGGCTGCGGCTCGGGCCGCTCCACCAGCTTCACCCCGGCCGTTCCCGAAGCCTGATCCGTCACCACTATCGCCTTCATCGGTCACCTCCCTGTGTCGAGTTCTTGCCTGCAAGATTCAGGATTTCTCCCGCTTTCGATTGAGGTATGAGACGTGTTACCGGCTGAAAAATCGGGGGACAGACGGAACCTTTCCTCTTCTTCAGCCAAGTTGGGAGACCTTCCGTCTCTCCCCCTGTCTTCAGGGCATACAAAAGTTCCTTGGATATACTAGTCACGCATGGATATTGACCGGATCATTGATGACATCCAGCAGCTAGAGGAGATGTTCGAAGCTTCCGATATTAGACCGTTCAGCGCACAGGATATCTCTGCTGCAAATCGAAGGCACGATGAAGCACTCGCGTCCAGCCCATGGTTCCGGCTGTGGCAGCACTACGGAGTCTGCTGCCGACCTGAGACTCCCGTGATTCGATTACCGGAATAGCAGGCCAAAAGCGGACAGTCTCATATCTTAGGATGCCTGCACTGCCTGCCACCGTTCTTCGTCCACACCTTTTACCAGCAGCCGGGTGCCGCAGCTTTCGTCCCGGAGCCGCGTGGCTTTTGCTCATTGAAGACGATCCGAAGATGTGGGTCCCCTACCCTCCGTGGTTTTCGAGGCGTCCGGGAATGCAGGAGAGGACGGTCCCCATGCCACGCGCGCGGTCGCTTGAGCGCTTTGATGAGCGGGGTTCTTTCTGGTCGAGCGCGGGATCTTCGGGGGTTTCCCCCGAACTTTCAGAAAAAGAAGTTCAGAAGCAACTCTGCACGGGAACAGACCATCCTACGCACGGATAGCAGTCATTGGCGCCTGCTAGGGTTGAAAGTGCTTCTACCGTCGATACAGCTCCTCCGCCGATTTCGCTCGCGTCTCGAACGGAACGCCAAAATTCCTGTTTAACGGATTCTTCAGCATGCTCCGGCATTATCGAATTGCGTGATTACTTAGTTCGTGTCCCGAACAATCTCTTCGGCAGCGAGTCGAAAAGGAGAAGTGCAATGCGTAATAAGAATTTCGGTCTTGCCCAGGTCGCCCTTGCGGCAGCGCTACTGTGCTTCCTATCGGCGTTAGCATCCCGAGCATTGGCGCAGGAAAATACATCTGGCGATTCGATCACGCCATTGATTTATACGGTTGAGAACACGGGTGCGAGCTACCCGAAGCCTGTGTTTCCGACCTTCGAACAGCTGCCCATCATTCGACCTTTGCCAGACCCTTTTCTATTTTCCGACGGAACGCGCAGCACTTCATTTTCAAATTGGGAACGTCGGCGTAACGAGATCAAGGCTGCGATCGAACAGTATGAGATTGGCCCAAAACCAGACTGCTCGGATTGCGCGATTGATGCGGCGTTTGCCCCCAGCAGTAACGGCGGTGGCGGTGCACTGACCGTGATTGTGA
Coding sequences within:
- a CDS encoding NADPH:quinone reductase, which translates into the protein MKAIVVTDQASGTAGVKLVERPEPQPAINDVVVQIHASAFTGDELTWPSTWTDRVGRDRTPSVPGHELAGVVTALGYGTTGLSIGQRVFGLTDWYRDGTLAEYVAVEARNLTPLPGDVDFTVGAALVMPGLTAWQGLFEHGRLRAGQSVLVHGAAGVVGSMATQLAREAGAYVIGSGRAASRQTALDFGAQEFVDLDNDALEEVGEVDLVFDVIGGDIGKRSADLIRAGGTLVTITGPIEARPSGGLTIDFVVVPDRVQLSELVQRLRHGRLRTNIGNVAALDDAVAAFNPTERIKGKTIIRVRP